A genomic window from Caldicellulosiruptor kronotskyensis 2002 includes:
- a CDS encoding SpoIIE family protein phosphatase — MERLEVLQFKRQQTERPKNTISDRFLVFSAQELFILILAFLLGRCSLFSRSFFSSAYVASFKKRDYMYYLASLFSIFGIISCSDKSSILKYVLSILLITTINHFFDLNLYSKALLCALSVGSSGSISIFLFSKAPIEFLYLVLEMVGCFWAVILFERFFDAVFSKKVYSTDQTVNVVVVLSLSFLGLSNGFDSVLAVRYVLFFILIYSISLFYGMTIATAMGFVVGLLESINEAASLEISCAFAFSSLIAGLFKGFGKIGVSLGGFCGYIISMFYISSNPTIRIREILVAAVLFCLFPLEKIVKLQNTDEREVQRMIKEKIFGVASIIENIQQNVCNKPAVLICKDEAKNIVQSACQKLCLDCGNSNVCWNIDYHRTNHSLNEIKNIILKKGKLSQEDLKEFRFLCEKAKEFEIIINGFLESLKYSKLVQEGSSSKENMFKTHIEILKDIVIDAARMAENEAKKDMGTSREIELELARFGYEVEKVEYVSYDNYFQIDIDLKDGFKAPKKAEIEEIVKGVVGCSVEIISEVPKISGGYIVSIIKKPNVHIDYSIYSKSKENINGDRVCFLQLKNGKFLACISDGMGTGKTASENSFIVIDALKKFSSLGFDRKIAIRFINSLLSIKNAEEFASVDIVCIDRFTLTCEFLKAGAMPTFIKRGSEVLTVESNSLPVGIEAENQFDFSTCKLQKGDMIFMFSDGLFELLGEDGDRILKEFIAKNQFVSTQSSAKQIFEWAISNSFLIKDDVTIIVLKVGGGLEKRGE; from the coding sequence TTGGAAAGACTTGAGGTTCTGCAGTTTAAAAGACAGCAGACAGAAAGACCAAAGAATACTATATCAGACCGATTTTTGGTTTTTAGTGCACAGGAGTTGTTTATTCTGATTTTAGCCTTTTTGCTTGGAAGATGCAGCCTGTTTTCAAGAAGCTTTTTTTCATCTGCGTATGTTGCAAGTTTCAAAAAAAGGGATTACATGTACTATTTAGCCTCGCTTTTTTCTATCTTCGGTATAATTTCGTGCTCAGATAAAAGCTCAATATTAAAATATGTGCTTTCCATTCTTTTGATAACTACAATCAACCATTTTTTTGACCTAAACCTTTATTCAAAGGCGCTGCTCTGCGCTTTGAGTGTAGGAAGCAGTGGTAGCATTTCTATTTTTCTGTTTTCCAAAGCACCAATAGAGTTTTTGTATCTTGTACTTGAGATGGTTGGGTGTTTTTGGGCAGTGATTTTGTTTGAGAGGTTTTTTGATGCGGTTTTTTCTAAAAAAGTATATTCGACTGACCAGACAGTAAATGTGGTTGTAGTTCTGAGTTTGAGTTTTTTGGGGCTTTCAAATGGCTTTGATTCAGTGCTTGCTGTAAGATATGTGCTATTTTTCATTCTAATTTATTCGATATCGCTTTTCTATGGAATGACAATAGCAACTGCAATGGGATTTGTTGTTGGACTTTTAGAGAGTATTAATGAAGCAGCAAGTTTAGAGATTTCGTGTGCATTTGCATTCTCAAGCCTCATTGCAGGGCTTTTTAAAGGGTTTGGGAAAATCGGAGTTTCTCTTGGTGGATTTTGTGGGTATATTATATCCATGTTTTACATATCGTCAAATCCAACAATAAGAATTCGTGAAATTTTGGTAGCAGCTGTACTTTTCTGTCTGTTTCCATTAGAAAAAATTGTAAAGCTACAAAATACTGATGAGAGGGAGGTACAGAGAATGATAAAAGAAAAGATTTTTGGAGTTGCATCTATAATTGAAAATATACAACAGAATGTTTGCAACAAACCAGCAGTTTTGATTTGCAAGGATGAAGCAAAGAATATTGTTCAAAGTGCGTGTCAAAAACTTTGTTTAGATTGCGGAAATTCAAATGTGTGCTGGAATATAGATTATCATAGGACAAATCATAGTTTGAACGAGATAAAAAATATAATATTGAAGAAGGGGAAGCTTTCTCAAGAAGATTTAAAAGAATTTAGATTTTTGTGTGAAAAAGCAAAAGAGTTTGAAATAATTATAAATGGTTTTTTGGAATCTTTGAAATATTCAAAGCTTGTTCAAGAGGGATCAAGTTCCAAAGAAAACATGTTCAAAACACATATAGAAATTTTAAAAGATATTGTAATTGATGCTGCAAGGATGGCTGAAAATGAAGCAAAAAAAGACATGGGAACATCAAGAGAGATTGAACTTGAACTTGCGCGGTTTGGGTATGAGGTTGAAAAAGTTGAATATGTTTCATATGATAATTATTTTCAAATAGATATAGATCTAAAAGACGGTTTCAAAGCACCAAAGAAAGCAGAGATAGAAGAGATTGTGAAAGGAGTTGTAGGTTGCAGTGTAGAAATTATATCAGAGGTGCCAAAAATCTCAGGGGGATATATAGTTTCCATTATCAAAAAACCAAACGTGCATATAGATTATTCTATATATTCAAAGAGCAAAGAAAACATAAACGGTGACAGGGTGTGCTTTTTGCAGCTCAAAAACGGAAAATTTTTAGCCTGCATATCAGACGGTATGGGTACAGGTAAAACTGCTTCAGAAAACAGCTTTATTGTTATAGATGCTCTCAAAAAATTCTCATCACTTGGGTTTGACAGAAAAATCGCAATCAGGTTTATAAACTCACTTCTTAGTATAAAAAACGCTGAAGAATTCGCATCTGTTGACATTGTGTGTATAGACAGGTTTACTCTTACGTGTGAGTTTTTAAAAGCTGGGGCAATGCCAACCTTTATCAAAAGAGGAAGTGAGGTTTTGACGGTTGAGTCAAACTCTCTTCCGGTTGGAATAGAAGCTGAAAACCAGTTTGACTTTTCAACCTGTAAGCTTCAAAAGGGTGATATGATATTTATGTTCTCTGACGGGCTTTTTGAGCTCTTGGGTGAGGATGGTGATAGGATTTTGAAAGAGTTCATTGCCAAAAACCAGTTTGTCTCAACCCAGAGCAGTGCCAAACAGATTTTTGAGTGGGCAATTTCTAATTCGTTTTTGATAAAAGATGATGTAACCATAATTGTCTTGAAAGTTGGAGGTGGACTTGAAAAAAGAGGTGAGTAA
- a CDS encoding PspA/IM30 family protein produces MGVFQKIVQLLKANINDLIEKAADPEKMLNQLIEDMEDQLQKARAEVTNALADEKILQKKVEENKKAAEEWQKKAELAISKGEDELAVEALKRKREFERLANEYQKQYEAQHEAVEKLKSGLKMLEDKIEEAKRRRDLLIAKSKRADAQVTITQTMSKLTDASAFESFEKFAQKIEQKEARAQAHEELLNASKTLEDRFKELEYSDEDILDELQKLKEKMGK; encoded by the coding sequence ATGGGGGTATTTCAAAAGATTGTCCAGCTTCTCAAGGCGAACATAAACGACCTTATTGAAAAAGCAGCCGACCCTGAAAAGATGCTCAATCAGCTGATTGAAGACATGGAAGACCAGCTGCAAAAAGCAAGGGCTGAGGTTACAAACGCTCTTGCAGATGAAAAGATTTTGCAAAAGAAGGTTGAAGAAAACAAAAAGGCTGCTGAAGAGTGGCAGAAAAAGGCTGAGCTTGCCATATCAAAAGGCGAGGATGAACTTGCGGTAGAAGCGCTCAAACGTAAAAGAGAATTCGAAAGACTTGCTAATGAATATCAAAAACAATATGAGGCACAGCACGAGGCTGTTGAAAAGCTAAAAAGTGGGCTTAAGATGCTGGAAGACAAGATTGAAGAGGCAAAGAGAAGAAGAGACCTGCTCATTGCCAAGTCAAAAAGGGCTGACGCTCAGGTTACAATCACACAGACAATGAGCAAGTTAACAGACGCATCTGCGTTTGAGTCGTTTGAAAAGTTTGCGCAGAAGATTGAACAGAAAGAGGCAAGAGCTCAGGCACATGAAGAGCTTTTAAATGCTTCAAAAACACTTGAAGACAGATTTAAAGAACTCGAATATAGTGATGAAGACATTTTGGATGAGCTTCAAAAACTAAAAGAGAAAATGGGTAAGTAA
- a CDS encoding coiled-coil domain-containing protein produces the protein MWGEFYEIDIDFSKLLWAQLLRYLLGFLFIIVLVVVAFTIKRKKAEKLRKLKNLQRVEEYFEEISNRILNLDDKAKFLRLLNDGQNLENKFEEVTINFKNLKEYYEGIKKSYSDGEFKTFLTIYNILKSDLDFLEKVLKDSEKTLQEELEYIEKVKKAVDGIKNNEVLKKKIDELFAKRVSDDDLKKAVEGIKRIDEKIEYFKSLGDDKKNEYINTMIQLLTKRFEEKYPLILSKSSSLALQLQKKFDDLLLKLQVSSDSEKIVLAEDFLDELIQVENELAQDFQKKMRSKKDLVDKFEKIVSVYDKVGFKFYKIDLEIERVKNLLESCADNEKLEKEISELESAILTFTREFSECKKLLENFERFLKEAKNRLKVGSSSNLFDSYYKNLKELLYECNFDEFKKRYIEYQNDISDALLKSTSFSTGSSDTIKKVIKDLFDEFFG, from the coding sequence ATGTGGGGTGAGTTTTACGAGATTGACATAGACTTTTCAAAATTGTTGTGGGCACAGCTTTTGAGGTATTTGCTGGGGTTTTTATTTATAATTGTTCTGGTTGTGGTAGCTTTTACTATCAAGAGAAAAAAAGCTGAGAAGTTGAGAAAGCTTAAAAACTTGCAGAGGGTGGAAGAGTATTTTGAAGAAATTTCAAACAGAATTTTGAACTTAGATGATAAGGCAAAGTTTTTAAGGTTACTTAATGATGGACAAAACCTTGAGAACAAGTTTGAAGAGGTTACAATAAATTTCAAAAACCTAAAAGAATATTATGAAGGAATAAAAAAGAGCTATTCAGATGGTGAGTTTAAAACCTTTTTGACAATCTACAACATACTCAAAAGTGATTTAGATTTTCTGGAAAAGGTTTTAAAAGATTCTGAAAAGACACTTCAAGAAGAATTAGAGTACATTGAAAAGGTAAAAAAAGCTGTAGATGGGATTAAAAATAATGAGGTTTTAAAGAAAAAGATAGATGAACTTTTTGCAAAAAGAGTTTCAGATGATGATTTGAAAAAGGCGGTTGAGGGTATAAAAAGAATTGATGAGAAAATAGAATATTTTAAGAGCCTTGGTGATGACAAGAAAAACGAATATATAAATACAATGATACAGCTTTTAACAAAGAGGTTTGAAGAAAAGTATCCGCTGATTCTTTCAAAGTCTTCTTCTTTGGCTTTGCAGCTTCAAAAGAAGTTTGACGATTTGCTTTTAAAACTTCAGGTGTCAAGCGACTCTGAAAAGATTGTCCTAGCAGAAGACTTTTTAGATGAACTTATACAGGTTGAAAATGAATTAGCACAGGATTTTCAAAAAAAGATGAGATCTAAAAAAGATCTTGTCGACAAGTTTGAAAAAATTGTGTCAGTTTACGACAAGGTTGGCTTTAAATTCTATAAAATAGATCTTGAGATTGAACGAGTAAAAAACTTGCTTGAAAGCTGTGCTGATAATGAAAAGTTAGAAAAAGAGATATCTGAGTTAGAAAGTGCCATTTTGACCTTTACACGGGAGTTTTCAGAGTGCAAAAAGCTTCTTGAAAATTTCGAGAGATTTTTAAAAGAGGCAAAAAATAGGCTAAAAGTAGGCTCATCATCTAACCTTTTTGACTCATATTATAAAAACTTGAAAGAGCTTTTATATGAATGTAACTTTGACGAGTTCAAAAAACGCTATATAGAATACCAGAACGATATCTCAGATGCGCTTTTAAAGTCGACTTCATTTTCAACTGGTTCAAGCGATACAATTAAAAAGGTCATAAAAGACCTTTTTGATGAGTTTTTTGGGTAA
- a CDS encoding Uma2 family endonuclease has product MIPEKKRATYEEFLKISQEKRAEFIDGSIYLLASPSFEHQMTISKLNLEFMRYFEGKECIPVISPFDVIFEDEKTGDIHVVQPDIVVICNKKFITEKGYKGVPKLIVEVLSPSSASVDYIKKMQLYSYFGVCEYWIVNPRNKSVQVFVLDNGVYIEYAALSQKGVVKSAVFENLEFDIENVFNF; this is encoded by the coding sequence ATGATTCCTGAAAAGAAAAGAGCAACATATGAGGAGTTTTTAAAAATTTCGCAGGAAAAAAGAGCAGAGTTTATAGATGGAAGTATCTATCTTTTAGCGTCGCCTTCGTTTGAGCACCAGATGACAATATCGAAGCTGAACCTTGAATTTATGAGATATTTTGAGGGGAAAGAGTGCATCCCTGTAATCTCACCGTTTGATGTGATTTTTGAAGATGAAAAGACAGGAGACATTCACGTTGTCCAGCCGGACATCGTGGTAATTTGCAATAAAAAATTCATCACAGAAAAAGGATACAAAGGTGTGCCAAAACTGATTGTTGAGGTGCTCTCACCATCAAGTGCTTCTGTTGACTATATAAAAAAGATGCAGCTTTACAGTTACTTTGGTGTTTGTGAGTACTGGATTGTAAATCCGCGTAACAAATCTGTCCAGGTTTTCGTTTTAGATAATGGAGTATATATAGAATATGCTGCACTGTCTCAAAAAGGGGTTGTAAAATCAGCTGTATTTGAGAACTTAGAATTTGACATAGAGAATGTGTTCAATTTCTAA
- a CDS encoding SDR family oxidoreductase, with the protein MQNNSFFIMPEFEGKNVVITGAAQGIGLVTAISFLENGATVFAIDNDREAIEDATFDFFNKFKDRITFFECDLASAKEIELVCHKIGEKAGKIDVLVNNAAISSTKWIEERSVDEWDEVINVNLRAPYLMVKFLLPYLKEGASIVNIASTRALMSEPNTEPYSASKGGILALTHSLALSLSSKKIRVNAISPGWIETSRYKKRKYRKEPQLREIDHLQHPAGRVGMPEDIANAILFLSSEKSSFITGTNLIVDGGMTVKMIYEE; encoded by the coding sequence ATGCAAAACAATTCTTTTTTCATCATGCCTGAGTTTGAAGGCAAAAATGTGGTTATAACTGGTGCTGCCCAGGGAATTGGTCTTGTCACAGCAATCTCTTTTCTTGAAAATGGTGCAACCGTTTTTGCCATTGACAATGACAGAGAAGCAATTGAAGATGCTACTTTCGACTTTTTTAATAAGTTCAAAGATAGAATAACCTTTTTTGAGTGTGACTTAGCAAGCGCAAAAGAGATTGAGCTTGTCTGCCATAAGATTGGTGAAAAAGCTGGGAAAATAGACGTTCTTGTCAACAATGCAGCTATATCTTCAACAAAGTGGATTGAAGAAAGAAGTGTTGATGAGTGGGATGAAGTGATAAATGTTAACTTGAGAGCACCATACTTGATGGTAAAATTTCTCCTGCCGTACTTAAAAGAGGGCGCATCTATTGTCAACATAGCATCAACAAGAGCTTTGATGTCAGAGCCAAACACAGAACCGTATTCAGCGTCAAAAGGTGGTATACTTGCACTTACACACTCTTTAGCTCTGTCGCTATCTTCAAAGAAAATTAGGGTAAATGCCATAAGTCCGGGGTGGATTGAAACTTCAAGGTACAAAAAAAGAAAATACCGAAAAGAACCACAGCTTCGAGAAATTGACCATCTTCAACATCCGGCAGGAAGGGTGGGTATGCCCGAAGACATTGCAAACGCCATTTTGTTTTTGTCATCTGAGAAAAGCTCATTTATCACAGGCACAAATCTAATTGTTGACGGTGGTATGACAGTTAAGATGATTTATGAGGAGTAA
- the folK gene encoding 2-amino-4-hydroxy-6-hydroxymethyldihydropteridine diphosphokinase, producing the protein MDKHIVFLGLGSNLGNRHENIQKAIEHLKEKIIVEKISSIIETQPYGFVDQPKFLNCVLKGTTMLLPFELLEFVLEIENKMGRKRIFKWGPRNIDIDILFYDDCVIDTVNLKIPHPELHKRLFVLEPLCEIEKDFVHPVLKKSVYELYTQLTSPRKE; encoded by the coding sequence ATGGATAAACATATTGTTTTTTTAGGGCTTGGAAGTAATCTTGGTAACAGACATGAGAATATACAAAAAGCAATTGAACATTTAAAAGAAAAGATAATAGTTGAAAAGATTTCAAGCATAATTGAAACCCAGCCTTATGGATTTGTTGACCAGCCAAAGTTTTTAAACTGTGTTTTGAAAGGCACAACCATGCTTTTGCCGTTTGAACTTCTTGAGTTTGTACTTGAGATAGAAAATAAAATGGGTAGAAAAAGGATTTTTAAATGGGGGCCAAGGAACATCGATATTGACATTCTTTTTTATGATGACTGTGTTATAGACACAGTAAATCTTAAAATCCCCCATCCAGAACTTCACAAAAGACTATTTGTACTTGAACCTCTTTGCGAGATTGAAAAAGATTTTGTACATCCTGTGCTGAAAAAAAGTGTGTATGAACTTTACACCCAGCTTACATCTCCAAGAAAGGAATGA
- a CDS encoding DUF3006 domain-containing protein: MVKKVLIDRFEGNFAIVELEGRKMVAVPIEIVPEDAKEGDVLVISIDVQSTQEREQRIKNLFESLREEGGK, translated from the coding sequence ATGGTAAAAAAAGTACTCATCGACAGGTTTGAAGGTAACTTTGCAATAGTTGAGCTTGAGGGTAGAAAAATGGTAGCAGTTCCCATAGAAATTGTACCAGAAGATGCAAAAGAGGGTGATGTTCTGGTAATATCAATAGATGTGCAGAGTACTCAAGAGAGGGAACAAAGAATTAAAAATCTTTTTGAGAGCTTAAGAGAGGAAGGCGGAAAGTAA
- the folP gene encoding dihydropteroate synthase — protein sequence MRLISKDANIKKILYQKGFDEKEILEFEKKANSIILRFDNIKNPSEFIQFLSNLGYFTISNENICFATTSLYNFEKTRCVLTEEGIECNFDADFTISQRYLLAKDKKLSLLKTNVMGIINVTPDSFYEGSRVQVEKVTQRALQMIQDGADVLDIGGESTRPFSEPVEEEEELKRVIPAIEAIRDMDKSIPISIDTYKSRVAQKAIEAGADIINDISGGTFDKDMFYVAAHYNVPIIIMHIKGTPKDMQKNPYYEDVIEEILQFFELRIEQALKAGVKLENIILDPGIGFGKRPEDNLEILRRCEEFRVLGRPILIGASRKSVIGHVLSNLPPEERLEGTLAISVICAQKKIEFVRVHDVKENKRAILMTQAIFDGV from the coding sequence TTGAGACTGATATCAAAAGATGCGAATATAAAGAAGATTTTGTATCAAAAAGGTTTTGATGAGAAAGAAATTTTGGAATTTGAAAAAAAGGCAAACTCAATAATTTTGAGATTTGATAACATAAAAAATCCTTCAGAATTTATTCAGTTTCTTTCAAATCTTGGTTATTTTACAATTTCAAACGAAAATATATGCTTTGCAACAACATCACTTTACAACTTTGAAAAGACAAGATGCGTTTTGACAGAGGAAGGGATAGAGTGTAATTTTGATGCAGATTTTACCATTTCACAAAGGTATTTGCTTGCAAAAGATAAAAAATTGAGCCTTTTGAAGACAAACGTGATGGGGATTATAAATGTCACACCAGACTCGTTTTATGAGGGCTCAAGAGTTCAAGTTGAAAAGGTAACCCAAAGAGCACTCCAGATGATTCAAGATGGTGCAGATGTTCTGGACATTGGCGGTGAGTCCACAAGACCTTTTTCAGAACCAGTTGAGGAAGAGGAAGAGCTAAAAAGAGTAATTCCTGCAATTGAAGCGATAAGAGATATGGATAAAAGTATCCCAATTTCAATTGATACATATAAAAGCAGAGTAGCTCAAAAAGCAATAGAGGCCGGTGCTGACATTATAAATGATATCAGTGGCGGAACGTTTGACAAAGACATGTTTTACGTGGCAGCGCACTACAATGTTCCTATCATAATCATGCACATCAAGGGTACGCCTAAGGATATGCAAAAAAACCCTTACTATGAAGATGTTATAGAAGAGATTTTGCAGTTTTTTGAACTGAGGATTGAACAGGCTCTGAAAGCCGGTGTAAAACTTGAAAACATCATCTTAGACCCTGGCATTGGCTTTGGGAAAAGACCAGAGGATAACTTGGAGATACTGCGAAGGTGTGAAGAGTTCAGGGTTTTAGGAAGACCCATTTTGATTGGGGCATCAAGAAAATCGGTGATTGGCCATGTGCTGAGTAATCTTCCCCCTGAGGAAAGGCTTGAAGGAACTTTGGCAATCTCTGTAATATGTGCTCAGAAAAAGATTGAATTTGTAAGGGTGCATGATGTAAAAGAAAACAAAAGAGCCATCTTGATGACACAGGCTATCTTCGATGGAGTTTAA
- a CDS encoding biotin--[acetyl-CoA-carboxylase] ligase, whose amino-acid sequence MDEKDIFILRKLYENEYISGEELASFLNISRMAINKRIKSLKALGYKIESARKKGYELVDKDIIRVWEIKDYIQSSNLFKEFIYLDEIDSTNTYVKQNQQHLENATVVYTERQTQGRGRLLRKWVDIEKGIKMSILLKLILFDLEKIVPLTLFTGLIINRVLRKYGVNSFIKWSNDIYLNGKKVCGILSELSGEVEGLGSIIIGIGINVNAESVPEDIKDIATTLKTETSQDFDRTRLIIDILSEFERELPNFDNYGFSYFRDEYKSFCLNFGKEILINGERMLCRDIGENGELVCEKDGEIIEISSGEVLMRF is encoded by the coding sequence ATGGATGAAAAGGACATCTTCATATTGAGAAAGCTGTATGAAAATGAGTATATCTCTGGTGAAGAGCTTGCCTCTTTTTTGAATATCAGCCGAATGGCAATAAACAAGAGAATAAAGTCGCTAAAAGCTTTGGGCTATAAAATAGAGTCTGCAAGGAAAAAAGGATATGAGCTTGTTGACAAGGATATAATAAGAGTGTGGGAAATAAAAGACTACATCCAATCCTCAAACCTTTTTAAAGAGTTTATATACCTTGATGAAATAGACTCAACAAATACATATGTAAAACAGAACCAACAACATCTTGAAAACGCAACAGTTGTATATACTGAGAGGCAAACTCAAGGAAGAGGAAGACTTTTACGCAAGTGGGTAGACATTGAAAAGGGTATAAAGATGTCAATATTATTGAAACTTATTTTGTTTGATTTAGAAAAGATTGTACCGCTTACACTTTTCACAGGACTTATTATAAACAGGGTTTTAAGAAAATATGGAGTTAACTCTTTTATAAAATGGTCAAATGACATATACTTAAATGGCAAAAAGGTTTGTGGAATTTTGTCAGAACTGTCAGGTGAGGTTGAAGGTCTTGGCAGTATTATAATAGGTATAGGAATAAATGTCAATGCAGAAAGCGTTCCAGAGGATATAAAAGACATCGCAACAACCTTGAAAACTGAAACATCGCAAGATTTTGACAGGACAAGGCTAATTATTGACATTTTAAGTGAATTTGAAAGAGAGCTTCCCAACTTTGATAATTATGGTTTTTCATATTTCAGGGATGAATATAAAAGCTTTTGTTTAAATTTTGGAAAAGAGATTTTGATAAATGGTGAGAGGATGCTTTGCAGAGATATTGGCGAAAATGGGGAGCTTGTATGTGAAAAGGATGGAGAAATAATAGAAATTTCAAGTGGTGAGGTACTAATGAGGTTTTAA
- a CDS encoding DUF1284 domain-containing protein has translation MNRTKMPIILRAHHLLCFLGFKGAGYSKEFVENFERVYKSVYLENAPITIVSFPDEICRCCPNLAATECRFEGKVKKYDEKVVELLKLYGLSDLEDVLPYEAYNVLKKALPQQLESICRTCEWFALGFCRESFQRKDLWKNG, from the coding sequence ATGAACAGAACAAAAATGCCAATTATACTCAGAGCACATCATCTTTTGTGTTTTTTAGGCTTTAAAGGAGCAGGATATAGCAAAGAGTTTGTTGAAAATTTTGAGAGGGTTTATAAAAGTGTTTACCTTGAAAATGCGCCTATAACAATTGTATCTTTTCCAGATGAAATTTGTAGATGTTGCCCAAATTTGGCTGCTACAGAGTGCAGGTTTGAAGGAAAGGTCAAAAAGTATGATGAAAAAGTAGTTGAGCTTTTAAAGCTATATGGGCTTTCTGATTTAGAAGATGTGTTGCCATATGAAGCTTATAATGTTTTGAAAAAGGCTTTGCCACAGCAGCTGGAGAGTATCTGCCGAACATGTGAATGGTTTGCCCTTGGTTTTTGCAGAGAAAGCTTTCAAAGAAAGGACTTGTGGAAAAATGGATGA
- the murA gene encoding UDP-N-acetylglucosamine 1-carboxyvinyltransferase has translation MSKFIIEGANKISGSIKIHSSKNAILPLLTASLLSYDMVEILDVPLLEDIKVLLQLLSHCGCDVKIEDGKLQITPDIKNGDINVDGVNKLRASILLLGSLLARGKKVVLGMPGGCNIGTRPIDLHIKGLSQLGAEIKLNQGYIEAKVKKLKGAKVYLDFPSVGATENIMIAAVLAEGETIIENAATEPEVVCLANFLNSMGAKVMGAGTDTIRVLGVKKLFGCSFVPIPDRIEAGTYMAMAAMCGGELELTNVICEHIRSIIAKFKESGVKVYEGENAVRVEAPDRILATDIKTLPYPGFPTDMQAPMMSMLSIAKGTSVIIETIFENRFLHVGELVKMGANIKVEGRVAVVEGVKKLKGAKVEAKDLRGGAALVLAALCAEGVSEIEGASHVDRGYFEFEKNITSLGGKIKRV, from the coding sequence ATGTCGAAATTTATAATAGAAGGTGCAAATAAGATTTCTGGCTCAATAAAGATTCACAGCTCGAAAAATGCGATTTTACCACTTTTGACAGCATCTTTGCTGTCGTATGATATGGTTGAAATTCTGGATGTGCCGCTTTTGGAAGACATCAAGGTGCTTTTGCAGCTTCTTTCACATTGTGGGTGCGATGTAAAAATTGAGGACGGCAAACTGCAAATCACTCCTGATATCAAAAACGGTGATATAAACGTAGATGGGGTAAACAAACTCAGAGCTTCAATACTTCTTTTAGGAAGCCTTCTTGCGCGTGGGAAAAAGGTTGTGCTGGGTATGCCGGGCGGGTGTAACATTGGCACACGACCCATTGACCTTCACATAAAAGGGCTTTCCCAGCTTGGTGCAGAGATTAAACTCAATCAAGGGTACATTGAAGCAAAGGTTAAAAAGCTAAAAGGTGCTAAGGTATATTTAGACTTTCCGTCCGTGGGTGCAACTGAAAATATCATGATAGCAGCCGTTTTAGCAGAGGGGGAGACCATAATAGAAAACGCTGCGACAGAGCCAGAGGTTGTGTGTCTTGCAAATTTTTTAAACTCAATGGGCGCAAAAGTAATGGGTGCCGGCACTGATACCATCAGGGTTTTGGGTGTGAAAAAGCTTTTTGGCTGCTCATTTGTTCCAATTCCAGACAGGATTGAAGCAGGAACGTACATGGCAATGGCTGCAATGTGTGGTGGAGAGCTTGAACTTACAAATGTGATTTGTGAGCATATAAGGTCTATTATTGCCAAGTTCAAAGAAAGTGGTGTGAAGGTCTATGAAGGGGAAAATGCTGTGCGCGTTGAAGCACCCGACAGGATTTTGGCAACAGACATAAAAACCCTGCCTTACCCTGGTTTTCCGACTGATATGCAGGCACCCATGATGAGTATGCTAAGTATAGCAAAAGGCACAAGCGTTATCATTGAGACAATATTTGAAAACAGATTTTTGCACGTTGGAGAGCTTGTCAAAATGGGTGCGAATATAAAAGTGGAAGGAAGAGTAGCAGTGGTTGAAGGTGTTAAAAAGCTCAAAGGTGCAAAGGTTGAAGCAAAAGACTTGCGCGGTGGTGCTGCACTTGTTTTGGCAGCGCTCTGTGCAGAAGGTGTAAGCGAGATTGAAGGTGCATCTCACGTTGACAGGGGGTATTTTGAATTTGAGAAAAACATTACAAGTCTTGGGGGTAAGATAAAGAGAGTTTAA